From the genome of Mycobacterium dioxanotrophicus, one region includes:
- a CDS encoding PP2C family protein-serine/threonine phosphatase, with amino-acid sequence MARVLAAATATDQGPVRVSNQDAVLVEGALYAIADGFGVVGDQASRLALDTLRAGFLAAPHRDGLLAAVRRANEQVCTHVTSDGASSGCTLTAVAMFDDEQGGPMVVNIGDSPLYRIRDGRMEQLTADHSVAGELVQAGEITREEARFHPQRHLLTRALGIGSVIRVDVADLDCRPGDRLLISSDGLFAAADESAIADAATATEPETAVRQLIEVANNAGGSDNTSVIVIDLG; translated from the coding sequence ATGGCGAGAGTGCTCGCGGCCGCGACGGCCACCGATCAGGGCCCGGTCCGGGTCAGTAACCAGGACGCGGTGCTGGTCGAGGGAGCGCTCTACGCGATCGCCGACGGCTTCGGCGTGGTCGGCGACCAGGCCAGCAGGCTGGCCCTCGACACCCTGCGGGCCGGTTTCCTGGCCGCACCCCACCGCGACGGGCTGCTGGCCGCGGTGCGCCGGGCCAACGAGCAGGTGTGCACGCATGTCACGTCGGACGGTGCCAGCTCGGGATGCACGCTGACCGCGGTCGCGATGTTCGACGACGAACAGGGCGGACCGATGGTCGTCAACATCGGCGACTCACCGCTGTACCGCATCCGCGACGGCCGCATGGAACAGCTCACAGCCGATCACAGTGTGGCCGGTGAGTTGGTGCAGGCCGGGGAGATCACCCGCGAGGAAGCCCGGTTCCACCCTCAGCGCCATCTGCTGACCCGTGCGCTGGGCATCGGGTCGGTGATCCGCGTCGACGTCGCCGACCTCGATTGCCGGCCCGGCGATCGCCTGCTGATCAGCAGTGACGGGCTGTTCGCCGCGGCGGACGAGTCCGCCATCGCCGATGCGGCCACCGCGACGGAGCCCGAGACGGCGGTCCGGCAGCTGATCGAGGTGGCCAACAACGCCGGGGGCAGCGACAACACCAGCGTCATCGTCATCGACCTCGGTTGA
- a CDS encoding Rv3212 family protein, giving the protein MVKPERRTRGDMVAAAAIVAVIAVVAALIWWTSDERATVSRPAASPVPYLTSAREVPAGLQQLWTAPSPKTTVPVIAGGSVVTGDGHTVTGRDPVSGATLWSYARDLELCGVTSVYQYAVAVYPDSRGCGQVSTIDGKTGRRGPARSSYSDPEVRLSSDGTTVLSAGDSRLEMWRSDMVRMLSYGSLDARIKPDVPASPVCRLVSAAASSSAVSVLESCPKRADLRLTLLRPADEEDQPDIRNVELPGVADDSGAQVIAVADTTTAIYVPTPKPTVNIVDRNGATIASTLLPGPPSPQATASRTGDLVTWWTGNSVLVFDANGLRYKYTVSPAGAANPVGPATEMAGRLLVPVSDGYDVFDPVTGAGERHIALVRQPSPLPVVPAVAGSTLLEQRGDELVALGPA; this is encoded by the coding sequence ATGGTCAAACCGGAACGTCGCACTCGTGGCGACATGGTGGCGGCTGCCGCAATCGTTGCGGTCATCGCCGTCGTCGCCGCCCTGATCTGGTGGACCAGCGACGAGCGGGCGACGGTCAGTCGTCCCGCCGCATCGCCGGTCCCCTATCTCACCTCGGCCCGCGAGGTACCGGCCGGGCTGCAGCAGCTGTGGACCGCGCCGAGTCCCAAGACCACGGTGCCGGTGATCGCCGGCGGGTCTGTGGTGACCGGGGACGGGCACACCGTCACCGGGCGTGACCCGGTCAGCGGCGCAACGCTGTGGAGCTACGCCCGTGACCTCGAACTGTGCGGCGTGACCTCGGTGTATCAGTACGCGGTCGCCGTATACCCGGACAGCCGCGGCTGCGGGCAGGTCAGCACCATCGACGGCAAGACCGGCCGCCGTGGACCCGCCCGCAGCAGCTACTCCGATCCCGAGGTGCGCCTGTCCTCCGACGGCACCACGGTGCTCTCGGCCGGGGACAGCCGTCTGGAGATGTGGCGCTCGGACATGGTCCGGATGTTGTCCTACGGGTCGCTCGACGCCCGCATCAAACCCGATGTGCCCGCGTCGCCGGTATGCCGGTTGGTGTCGGCGGCGGCCAGTTCATCGGCGGTGTCGGTGCTCGAATCCTGCCCCAAGCGGGCCGATCTGCGGCTGACGCTGCTGCGGCCCGCCGACGAGGAGGACCAGCCCGACATCAGGAACGTGGAGCTGCCGGGCGTCGCCGACGATTCGGGTGCCCAGGTGATCGCCGTGGCGGACACCACCACGGCGATCTACGTGCCGACGCCGAAGCCGACCGTCAACATCGTCGACCGCAACGGCGCCACGATCGCCAGCACGCTGCTCCCCGGCCCGCCGAGCCCGCAGGCCACCGCCAGTCGCACCGGGGACCTGGTCACCTGGTGGACGGGCAATTCGGTGTTGGTGTTCGACGCCAACGGGCTGCGCTACAAATACACCGTCAGCCCCGCGGGCGCAGCCAACCCGGTCGGACCTGCCACGGAGATGGCCGGGCGCCTGCTGGTCCCGGTCAGCGACGGTTACGACGTCTTCGATCCCGTCACCGGTGCCGGGGAACGACACATCGCGCTGGTCCGCCAACCGAGTCCCCTGCCGGTGGTACCCGCGGTGGCCGGGTCGACCTTGCTGGAGCAGCGCGGCGACGAACTCGTCGCGCTCGGCCCGGCGTAA
- a CDS encoding acid phosphatase: protein MTAPQHRLMLLRHGETEWSKSGQHTGRTDLDLTDTGREQAKSAAAVLADLQLQDPVVICSPRRRALETAELAGLTIDEVSGLLAEWDYGEYEGLTPQQIHAMVPDWTVWTHGGPGGESPADVTARADQAIELALGYLETRDVVFVGHGHFSRSVLVRWVELPIAEGIRFMMDTASVAVCGFKDGRRQLNALGLSGRTNPCLPSH, encoded by the coding sequence ATGACCGCCCCACAGCACCGACTTATGCTGCTCCGTCACGGCGAGACCGAATGGTCCAAATCAGGTCAACACACCGGCCGCACCGATCTCGATCTCACCGATACCGGACGAGAGCAGGCCAAGTCGGCAGCCGCGGTGCTGGCCGATCTGCAGTTGCAGGACCCGGTCGTGATCTGCAGCCCGCGGCGTCGCGCGCTGGAGACGGCCGAATTGGCCGGCCTGACCATCGACGAGGTGTCTGGACTGCTCGCCGAATGGGATTACGGCGAGTACGAGGGCCTGACTCCGCAGCAGATCCATGCGATGGTGCCGGACTGGACGGTGTGGACGCATGGCGGCCCCGGTGGGGAAAGCCCGGCCGACGTCACTGCCCGCGCGGACCAGGCGATCGAGCTGGCGTTGGGATACCTCGAAACCCGGGACGTCGTCTTCGTCGGGCACGGTCATTTCTCCCGGTCGGTGCTGGTCCGCTGGGTCGAGCTGCCGATAGCCGAGGGTATCCGCTTCATGATGGACACGGCCTCGGTCGCGGTATGCGGTTTCAAAGACGGTAGGCGGCAGCTCAATGCGCTCGGTCTCAGCGGCCGCACCAATCCGTGCCTGCCGTCGCACTGA
- a CDS encoding ParA family protein: MEGVTRVLAVANQKGGVAKTTTVASLGAAMVELGQRVLLVDLDPQGCLTFSLGQDPDKLPVSVHEVLLGEVEPDAALVQTDEGMTLLPANIDLAGAEAMLLMRAGREYALKRALAKVAEQFDVVIIDCPPSLGVLTLNGLTAADEVIVPLQCETLAHRGVGQFLRTITDVQQITNSDLTLLGALPTLYDSRTTHSRDVLLDVADRYQLPVLAPPIPRTVRFAEATASGASVLAGRKNKGAEAYRELAEALRKYWKSGKAMATFTPEVV; encoded by the coding sequence ATGGAAGGCGTGACGCGGGTACTAGCGGTCGCCAATCAAAAGGGTGGGGTAGCGAAGACGACGACGGTGGCGTCGTTGGGAGCGGCGATGGTCGAACTCGGTCAGCGCGTGCTGCTGGTCGACCTGGACCCGCAGGGATGTTTGACGTTCTCGCTTGGCCAGGATCCCGACAAGCTTCCGGTGTCGGTGCACGAGGTGCTGCTCGGGGAGGTCGAGCCGGACGCGGCGCTGGTGCAGACCGACGAAGGCATGACGCTGTTGCCCGCCAACATCGACCTGGCGGGCGCCGAGGCCATGCTGTTGATGCGAGCCGGCCGCGAATATGCGCTCAAACGGGCCCTGGCCAAGGTGGCCGAGCAGTTTGATGTGGTGATCATCGACTGCCCGCCGTCGCTGGGCGTGCTGACCCTCAACGGGCTGACCGCTGCCGACGAGGTGATCGTTCCGCTGCAGTGCGAGACGCTGGCGCACCGCGGTGTCGGGCAGTTCCTGCGCACCATCACCGATGTCCAGCAGATCACCAACTCCGATCTGACCCTGCTGGGCGCCCTGCCCACGCTCTACGATTCGCGCACCACCCACAGCCGCGACGTGCTCCTCGACGTGGCCGACCGCTACCAGTTGCCGGTACTGGCGCCGCCGATTCCGCGCACCGTGCGGTTCGCCGAGGCGACCGCGTCGGGTGCCTCAGTGCTGGCCGGCCGTAAGAACAAGGGCGCCGAGGCCTATCGGGAGTTGGCCGAGGCGCTGCGCAAGTACTGGAAGTCCGGGAAAGCGATGGCCACCTTCACTCCCGAGGTGGTGTAG